TGGGCGCGGAGGTGATCTCCATCGGCGTCACGCCCAACGGCACGAACATCAACCGCGACTGTGGGTCCACCTCGCTCGACACCATACGCGCCAAGGTGCGCGAGGTCCGCGCCGACGTCGGCGTCGCGCTCGACGGTGACGCCGACCGGGTCATCATCATCGACGAGAAGGGCGACGTGGTCGACGGCGACCAGCTGCTGGCGGTGATCGCCCGCTCGTGGCAGCAGTCGGACCGGCTGGAGCAGAACACCGTGGTGACGACGATCATGTCGAACCTCGGCCTGCAGCGTTATTTCGACGGTTGCGGCATCACCATGGAGCGGACCAAGGTCGGCGACCGCTACGTCGCGGAGCGGATGCGCGAAGGCGGCTTCAACATCGGCGGCGAGCAGTCCGGCCACATCATCCTGTCCGACTATACGACCACCGGAGACGGCATCCTCGCGGCGCTGGAGCTGATGGCGGTGGTGGTGGAGAGCGGCCGGCGCGTGTCGGAAGTATGCCACCGCTTCGAGCGGGTGCCGCAGATCCTCAAGAACGTGCGCTTCAACGGCGGCAAGCCGCTGGAGGCCGAGCCGGTGATCGACGCGATCGACGCCGCCAAGGCGCGGCTCGGCGGCGGCGGGCGCATCGTCATCCGCCCCTCCGGCACCGAGCCGCTGATCCGCATCATGGCCGAGGGCGACGATGCGGCGCTGATCCACACGCTGGTCGACGAACTCTGCACCGTCGTCGGCGCGCACGGCTGACGCTCAGGCCCAGATCGCCACACGAAGCCCCCGCGCGTCGACGTCCGGCGGGTCGGGGAAGGGTTGCGCCTCACCGCGGGCGCAACGGCGGGCGATGAGCGCGATGGCGGCGGCGTCGACCGCATCGACGAGCGGCATCCCCGCCGGACGCGCGTCGAATAGCGCGGACGGGATGCCGTGGCGCTCCAACAGCGCGATCCGCTCGGCAAGGCCTTCCTTTGCGGGCACACCCTTCACACGCTTGGCCGTCGGCATCGGCGTATCGCCGTTGAGCCGCCAGAACGCGACCTCGGCATGGGTCTCGAAGACGGTGTGCTGGTTCTCCTGTGTCAGGATCGCGTCCAGTGCGCGGATCGCCGGGAACAAGGCGAACCCCTGGCGGCTGATTTTCCTCGGGGGCTGTGAGGTCGCGAGCGCGACGTCACATGCCGTCCGATAGTCGAGGGAATAGACCGCGGCCCGCGACGGCATGGAAAACACCGACGACTGGCGCGGCCCGAGCAACCGGCGGATGGCCTGCTCCGCCCGCCGACCGGGACCGACGATGCGTTCAGGGAGCCCCATCGGCATGTCGACGGCGAGCACTTCGCCGCCGGCGATCATCTCTCTCAGGTCCCGATGGAACGAGAGGCGCGCTCGCGTCTCTCCTATGGCCATGATGGAGCAGACGGCCCAACCGCTTCGACAGCCGTCCGCGCCGTGAACCCGGGCTATGGCGTCGTCCATCCGCCTGGTCTCCTCACGATCGCGCCGGGACGCCCGCGAACGGCTCCAGGGTGACGCTCCCGCGGTCGGGTCGGGCGATGGCGTCGGCCGCGGCGGCATAGTCCAGCATATCGGTCGCGGAGGCGCGGACGGCGGCAAAGGTCGCGGCGGCGGCGTCGCGCACGGCCTCGGCCGGCGCCCCGGCGAGCGCGGCCGAGAGGTAGACGGCGCTGAAGAGATCGCCGGTGCCGCGCGGGGCGTGGGCGCGCTCCTCGTGCAGCGCCACCGCCGCCGTATCCGGACCCAGGACGAGCGTCCCCAGCCGACCCGCCCGACGGATCGCCGAGGTCACCACCACCTGGCGCGTCCCGATCGCGGCGGCGGCGGCGGCGAGGTCGTTCGTGCCGCCGAGGTCGGCCAGCTCGTGGACGTTCGGTGTGATGATGTCGGCCCGCGACACCAGCCGCGTGGCGATCGCCTCGGCGATGGCGTCGGGCACGTAGCGGCCGCGCTCGTCGCCCATCACCGGGTCGACCAGCACCAGCGCATCGGGCCGTGCCGCGCGCACGCGGTCGATGAAGCTCGCCGCCGCGTCGATCTGCCCGGCGTTCGCAAAGTAGCCCGTCAGCACCGCGTCGACCCGGTCGGCGTGGGTGCCGAGGTCGGCAAGGTGCGCGGCGAGGTCCGGATTCGGCGTGCGGGTGGACGGGCCGAGACCGGGGTGCCATGGGAGGAGCACCGTCGGCACCGGCCAGGCGGTGCAGCCCCGGTGCTCCAGCGCGAACGTGATCGGGCGGAGACCCACCGCCCCACGCATCACCGTGGATGAGATGGCCACCACCGTCTTGCCCTGCATTGTCGTCCTCTTGCTCAACCCGTCGACGGGACGATAGCAGGGACGACCGCACCTTTCGCGGTCGGAGACGAAAATGCCGAAGCTGCGCCGAACCGTCCTCTACATTCCGGCCGACAATGCCCGCGCGCTCGCCAAGGCGGCGGAGCTGCCGGCCGATGCGGTCATCGTCGACCTCGAGGATGCCGTGGCGCCGGACCGCAAGGCCGCCGCCCGCGACGCCGCACGGCAGGCGGTGGAGACGCTGACGCCCCTGAAGGAGGTGGCGCTGCGCGTCAACGGCGCCGACACCGAGTGGCACGCCCAGGACGTTGCCCTCGCGGCCGGCCTCGCCGTCCCGGTGGTGCTGCCGAAGGTGAAGACGGCGGACGACGTCGCCCGGCTCGCCGCCGCCGCCGGCACGGTGTGGCCGATGCTGGAGACCGCCGAAGGGGTCTGGAACGCGCTGGCGATCGCGCGGGCGGCCGTCGCATCGGGCGGCGGGGCGGCGGCGACCGCGCTTATCGTCGGCACCAACGATCTGGCGCTGGAGCTGGGCGCCGATCCGGGCGTGGACCGTGCCAACCTCGCCTTCGCGCTGCAGGCGATCGTCCTGGCCGGGCGCGCGGCGGGGGCCGATGTGATCGACGGGGTGATGAACGACTTTCGCGACGAGGCGGGTCTGGTGGCCGAGGCGAAGGCCGGCCGCGCGCTCGGCATGACCGGCAAGACGGTGATCCACCCGGCGCAGATCGGCCCGGTGAACGCCGCGTTCGCCCCCTCCGAGGGGGAGGTCGCGCACGCCCGCGCCGTGGTCGCCGCCATGGAGGAGGCCGACGCGGCGGGCCGCTCGGTCGCCACGCTGAACGGGCGCATGGTGGAGCGCCTGCACGCGGACGCCGCGCGGCGGGTCCTCGCCCTCGCCGAGGCCGTCGCCGGGTCCGACGCTCCGTGAGCGGCGACAGCCCGGCCTGGGACGCCGCCGACGCCGCCGCCGCGAGCGACAGCCCCCGCACGCCGGAGAGCGGCACGACGGACGCCGTGCCCGCGCTCGACGCGCGCCCGCCGCTGACGGTGGTCACCTGGAACGTCAACTCCATCCGCGCGCGGGTCGAGCTCTTCGCCAAGATGGTGCGCAAGGTGAAGCCGGACGTGGTGCTCTTACAGGAGACCCGCTGCGCCGACGGGCAGTTTCCGATGAAGCCGATGCGCAGTCGGGGATTCAAGTACACCGCGCTCAACGGCGTCGGCGGCCATCACGGCGTCGCCATCCTCTCCAAGGTGCCGATCCTGGACGTGACCGCCGACACATTGGGCGGCATCGACCACCCGCGTCACGTCTCGGCGGTGGTAGACTTCGGCGGCCCGATCCGTCTCCATTCCCTCTATATCCCGGCCGGTGGGGACGAGCCGGACACCGCGATCAACCCCAAGTTCGCCCACAAGCTCGCCTTCCTGGAGGAGATGCGAAGCTGGGGCCACCGGGCCGTCGCCGAGCCGGCGCTGCTGACCGGGGACTTCAACGTCGCGCCCTATCCGGACGACGTGTGGTCCCACAAGCAGCTCCTGAAGGTGGTGAGCCATACGCCGGTGGAGACCGATGCGCTGGAGCGGGTGCGCGCCGAGCAGGGCTGGGTGGACGTCGTGCGCCGCGATCGCCCGGAACCGGAGAAGATCTACACCTGGTGGAGCTACCGCAATCCGGTATGGCCGGGGAACAATCGCGGCCGGCGGCTCGACCATGTCTGGGCCTCGCCGCAGATCGCGGACCGGGTGACCACCACGGTGCTGACCGAAGCGCGCGGATGGGAGAAGGCATCCGACCACGTGCCTCTGGTGGCGACGATCGCGCCCGCGGCCATCGGCTAACGTCAGAACACCAACGAACGGTGGACCGCCGCGCCGGCGAAGGCGCCGTCCCCCACCGCCAGCGCCAGCGAGTGCGGCACGCGGGCGACGTCACCGCAGGCGAACGCGCCGGGCACCGTCGTCTCCTTCGTGGCGTCGGTGCGGATCTGGGTGCCGAAGGGCGTCTCCTCGATCTCGCAGCCCAGCTCGGACGCGACCGGCGACGACGGGGCGCTGACGGGGATCGTGAAGAGGCCCGCGAAGGCGAGCATTCGGCCGTCCTGCAACAGCACGTCGGCGGTGCCGCAGATGCGGGCGACGGGTGTCTCCTCCACCGCGACGCCATACCGGTCGAGGCTGGCGCGGGCTTCGGCGTCGAGCGGCACGGCGCCGTTGGCCAGGAGCGTGACCCTGCCCCACTCGCTGGCCATTTCGGCCTGGTGGAGCGACATCGCGCCCGCGCCGACGACGCCGATGGCGCCCTCGTCCAGCTCATAGCCGTGACAGTAGGGGCAATGGTAGACGCCGCGCCCCCAGCGCTCCGCGATCCCCTCGACGGGCGGCAGCCTATCGCTCACCCCGGTGGCGAGGAGGATGCGCCGCGCCGCGTGCCGGCTCCCGTCGGCGGTGGTGGCGACAAAGGCGTCCTTCGCCCCGCTGGCGGCGGTCACCTCCCCCTCGTGGAAGGCGAGCGTCGGGTAGGCCTCCAGCTCGGCGCGGGCCCGGCGCGCGAACTCGGCGGGGTCGACGCCGTCCTGGCCGAGGAAGCCGTGGGCGTGGCTGGCGAAGCGGTTGCGCCGCCGCCCGGCGTCGACGACGAGCACGCTGCGCCGGGCGCGCACGAGCTGCAAGGCGGCGGACAGGCCGGCATAGCTGCCGCCGATGACGAGAACGTCGTAGGTCATGGGGTGGTCCTCATCGGCCCGGCTCGGACGCGGCGTGGAGCTGGGCATGCCGCAGCTCGGCGTGGCGACGGGCGAAGTCGGCCGCGAGGTCGGTGAGGGTGACGTGGGCGAAGCGCTCCAGGAGCAGCGCGACGCGGATGGCAAGCCGCCGTGCTCCGGCGGGCTCCGACGGGCAGCGGCGCGTGCCAAGGTTGGCCCGAAAGATGTAAGGTGAGCGGGTCACTGGAGGGTCCGATGAGCGAAGATGCGCTGCCGCGTTCCGCCGAGGGTCGGCTGATGCCCGACGCGCCCGTCCACCTCGCCGAGACGCCCGGCGTCGTCCACCGCTCCATCCGCCACGACTCGGGCGAGAAGCACGTCACCGGCCGCGCCATCTATGCCGACGACATTCCCGAGCCGGCCGCCCTCCTGCATGTCCACATCGCCTACGCCACCTTCGCCTGCGGCTCGCTGATGGCCGACATCGCCCCGGTGCGCACAGCGCCCGGCGTCGTCGCCGTACTGACGGGGGAGGACGTGCCGGGCGAGAACAACGTCGGCCCGGTGAAGCACGACGAGATCATGTTGGCGCTCGTCGGCGGGCGGGCGGAGGTGATGGTCGAGGGGCAGGCGCTGTTCGCCGTGGTCGCCACCTCGCGCCGTGCCGCACGGGCGGCGGCGAGGCTCGCGGTGATCGACGCGGCGCCGCGGCCGGCGATCGTCACGATCGAGGATGCCGTCGCCGCCGGAGCCGACAAGGTGGACGACAGCTACCGCATGGCCCGTGGCGACGCGGCGGCGGCGATCGCATCCGCGCCGCGCCGGGCTGCCGGACGCATGGTCATCGGCGGGCAGGAGCACTTCGCGCTGGAGAGTCAGATCGCGGTCGCGACGCCGGGCGAGGACGACGACATGCACGTCGTCTCCTCCAACCAGCATCCCTCGGAGTGCCAGGAGGTGGTCGCGCGCGTGCTGGGCACTCCCAACAACGCGGTGACGGTGGAGGTGCGGCGCCTGGGCGGCGGGTTCGGCGGCAAGGAAACGCAGGGGAACCTGTGCGCCGCGGTGGCGGCGCTCGCGGCCCGCCACACCGGGCGCCCCGCCAAGGTGCGGCTCGACCGGGACGACGACTTCGTCATGACCGGCAAGCGGCACGACTTCATCATCGAATACGAGGTCGGCTTCGACGAGGCGGGCAAGCTGCTGGGCGTCGCGTTCGTGCAGCACGCGCGATGCGGCTGGTCGCTCGACCTCAGCCGCGCGATCTGCGACCGGGCGATGTTCCACGCCGACAACGCCTATTGGATCCCCGCGCTCGACGTCGTGTCCCACCGCTGGCGCACCAACACCGTCTCCAACACGGCCTATCGCGGGTTCGGCGGGCCCCAGGGAATGGTCGGCATCGAGCGCGTGATCGAGCATGTCGCCGCAGAGCTCGACATGGACCCGCTGGCGGTGCGCCGGGCCAACCTCTACCGCGCCTCAGCGCCCGCGGCCGAGCGCACGACCCACTACGGCATGGAGGTGGAGGACGCCGTCGCCGCGCCGATCATCGACGACCTCGTCGCGCGCTCGCAATACGAGCGGCGGCGGGCGGAGATCGCGGCCTGGAACGAAGCGTCGCCGGTGCTGAAACGGGGTATCGCGCTGACGCCGGTGAAGTTCGGCATCTCGTTCACGACGACCTTCCTCAACCAGGCCGGCGCGCTGGTGCATGTCTACAAGGACGGCTCCGTGATGATCAATCACGGCGGCATCGAGATGGGTCAGGGGGTGTACATCAAGGTCGCGCAGGTGGCGGCGGACGCGTTCGGCGTGCCGCTGTCGGACGTGAAGATCACCGCCACCCGGACCGACAAGGTGCCCAACACCTCCGCCACCGCCGCCTCCTCCGGCGCGGACATGAACGCGATGGCCGCGCTCGACGCCTGCGAGCGGATCAAGGCGCGGCTGGTAGCGTTCGCGGCCGAGCGCGCGGGGGCGGAGCCGGGCCCCGCGCGGTTCGAGGGCGGGACGGTGGCGGTCGCCGGGGAGCGGCTGGCGTTCGGCGAGCTGGTGCGCGACGCCTACATGGCGCGGGTCTCGCTCTCGGCGAGCGGGCACTACGCGACGCCGAAGATCCACTGGGACCGCGAGAAGGCGACCGGCCGCCCCTTCTACTACTTCGCCTACGGCGCCGCCGTCACCGAAGCCGCGATCGACACGCTGACCGGCGAGACGC
This portion of the Acuticoccus sp. I52.16.1 genome encodes:
- the glmM gene encoding phosphoglucosamine mutase, whose protein sequence is MSRKYFGTDGIRGPANGANMTPEIAMRVGMATGIVLATREGSQRIVIGKDTRLSGYMLETALCAGFTAVGADVFMLGPIPTPAVAMLTRSLRADIGVVISASHNGYADNGIKIFGSDGFKLSDSVEAEIEALMDSDMSPQLSRNGDIGRATRLDGVRDRYVEFAKRTFPRARSLDGLRVVVDCANGAAYRVAPDVFWELGAEVISIGVTPNGTNINRDCGSTSLDTIRAKVREVRADVGVALDGDADRVIIIDEKGDVVDGDQLLAVIARSWQQSDRLEQNTVVTTIMSNLGLQRYFDGCGITMERTKVGDRYVAERMREGGFNIGGEQSGHIILSDYTTTGDGILAALELMAVVVESGRRVSEVCHRFERVPQILKNVRFNGGKPLEAEPVIDAIDAAKARLGGGGRIVIRPSGTEPLIRIMAEGDDAALIHTLVDELCTVVGAHG
- a CDS encoding DUF429 domain-containing protein, which translates into the protein MDDAIARVHGADGCRSGWAVCSIMAIGETRARLSFHRDLREMIAGGEVLAVDMPMGLPERIVGPGRRAEQAIRRLLGPRQSSVFSMPSRAAVYSLDYRTACDVALATSQPPRKISRQGFALFPAIRALDAILTQENQHTVFETHAEVAFWRLNGDTPMPTAKRVKGVPAKEGLAERIALLERHGIPSALFDARPAGMPLVDAVDAAAIALIARRCARGEAQPFPDPPDVDARGLRVAIWA
- a CDS encoding PfkB family carbohydrate kinase, with translation MQGKTVVAISSTVMRGAVGLRPITFALEHRGCTAWPVPTVLLPWHPGLGPSTRTPNPDLAAHLADLGTHADRVDAVLTGYFANAGQIDAAASFIDRVRAARPDALVLVDPVMGDERGRYVPDAIAEAIATRLVSRADIITPNVHELADLGGTNDLAAAAAAIGTRQVVVTSAIRRAGRLGTLVLGPDTAAVALHEERAHAPRGTGDLFSAVYLSAALAGAPAEAVRDAAAATFAAVRASATDMLDYAAAADAIARPDRGSVTLEPFAGVPARS
- a CDS encoding CoA ester lyase; this encodes MPKLRRTVLYIPADNARALAKAAELPADAVIVDLEDAVAPDRKAAARDAARQAVETLTPLKEVALRVNGADTEWHAQDVALAAGLAVPVVLPKVKTADDVARLAAAAGTVWPMLETAEGVWNALAIARAAVASGGGAAATALIVGTNDLALELGADPGVDRANLAFALQAIVLAGRAAGADVIDGVMNDFRDEAGLVAEAKAGRALGMTGKTVIHPAQIGPVNAAFAPSEGEVAHARAVVAAMEEADAAGRSVATLNGRMVERLHADAARRVLALAEAVAGSDAP
- a CDS encoding exodeoxyribonuclease III, which translates into the protein MTVVTWNVNSIRARVELFAKMVRKVKPDVVLLQETRCADGQFPMKPMRSRGFKYTALNGVGGHHGVAILSKVPILDVTADTLGGIDHPRHVSAVVDFGGPIRLHSLYIPAGGDEPDTAINPKFAHKLAFLEEMRSWGHRAVAEPALLTGDFNVAPYPDDVWSHKQLLKVVSHTPVETDALERVRAEQGWVDVVRRDRPEPEKIYTWWSYRNPVWPGNNRGRRLDHVWASPQIADRVTTTVLTEARGWEKASDHVPLVATIAPAAIG
- a CDS encoding NAD(P)/FAD-dependent oxidoreductase, producing MTYDVLVIGGSYAGLSAALQLVRARRSVLVVDAGRRRNRFASHAHGFLGQDGVDPAEFARRARAELEAYPTLAFHEGEVTAASGAKDAFVATTADGSRHAARRILLATGVSDRLPPVEGIAERWGRGVYHCPYCHGYELDEGAIGVVGAGAMSLHQAEMASEWGRVTLLANGAVPLDAEARASLDRYGVAVEETPVARICGTADVLLQDGRMLAFAGLFTIPVSAPSSPVASELGCEIEETPFGTQIRTDATKETTVPGAFACGDVARVPHSLALAVGDGAFAGAAVHRSLVF
- the xdhB gene encoding xanthine dehydrogenase molybdopterin binding subunit, with translation MPDAPVHLAETPGVVHRSIRHDSGEKHVTGRAIYADDIPEPAALLHVHIAYATFACGSLMADIAPVRTAPGVVAVLTGEDVPGENNVGPVKHDEIMLALVGGRAEVMVEGQALFAVVATSRRAARAAARLAVIDAAPRPAIVTIEDAVAAGADKVDDSYRMARGDAAAAIASAPRRAAGRMVIGGQEHFALESQIAVATPGEDDDMHVVSSNQHPSECQEVVARVLGTPNNAVTVEVRRLGGGFGGKETQGNLCAAVAALAARHTGRPAKVRLDRDDDFVMTGKRHDFIIEYEVGFDEAGKLLGVAFVQHARCGWSLDLSRAICDRAMFHADNAYWIPALDVVSHRWRTNTVSNTAYRGFGGPQGMVGIERVIEHVAAELDMDPLAVRRANLYRASAPAAERTTHYGMEVEDAVAAPIIDDLVARSQYERRRAEIAAWNEASPVLKRGIALTPVKFGISFTTTFLNQAGALVHVYKDGSVMINHGGIEMGQGVYIKVAQVAADAFGVPLSDVKITATRTDKVPNTSATAASSGADMNAMAALDACERIKARLVAFAAERAGAEPGPARFEGGTVAVAGERLAFGELVRDAYMARVSLSASGHYATPKIHWDREKATGRPFYYFAYGAAVTEAAIDTLTGETRLLRADILHDCGRSLNPAVDLGQIEGGYVQGCGWLLTEELVWSADGRLLTHAPSTYKIPCASDRPIDLRAEIWAPGENRELTVRRSKAVGEPPFMLAISAHQAVAAAVAAAAGGWRPLDAPATPECVLMALAR